A region of Argentina anserina chromosome 5, drPotAnse1.1, whole genome shotgun sequence DNA encodes the following proteins:
- the LOC126793109 gene encoding rho GTPase-activating protein REN1 isoform X2 has translation MTNIIPEAPQGDGQSHPPPPPAGGPDHGPDHPDSHTSRGGNTIYKSGPLFISSKGIGWTSWKKRWFILTRTSLVFFRSDPSAVQKGSEVNLTLGGIDLNNSGSVVVKEDKKLLTVLFPDGRDGRAFTLKAETLKDLHEWKEALENALSQAPCGAHGVGKNGILGNDQTDSKDSTSDQPKEKPPVKSTIIGVPILLALEDVDGAPCFLEKALRFVEEHGVKVEGILRQAADVDDVERRIREYEQGKVEFSPDEDPHVIADCVKYVLRELPSSPVPASCCNALLDSFRKSGNDRGGRINAMRTTICDTFPEPNRCLLQRILLMMQTIASHKAVNRMSCSAVAACMAPLLLRPLLAGDCEIENDFSVGGDNSVQLLQAAAAANHAQAIVITLLEEYDNIFGEGSLSLELYSDTEDDETDSEGATEDDEYYEDDETDSGEYDDDDVEIVSGSCTESDEDDEQLDNKLAQEASKVPDGGDESKTQKKLSSRSLKHVKPEIGVKSNDTKPNLSENNSAELDNESVGVKDDSTETGVVHHSTGHGLPCIQKSSSISNGPDYGARHRSNWGRTGARKNLSMESIGFSVEEEDEQIQRLEITKAELEDRIVEEVQDNVALRANLEKQKKALCERRRALELDVARLQEQLQKERDLGAALEAGLNISKGHVLNLANVDGRIRVELEEMVQVEADCTNLKKKVDDLGVQLNQQREQNYGSSSASDACILPAHSRNHTTKQQTKDKQKDSEAVAPSHFERSRSKDGHQDGTENANEWKMESVVAKPGKKGGK, from the exons ATGACTAACATAATCCCGGAAGCGCCTCAG GGGGATGGTCAATCTCATCCTCCGCCGCCCCCAGCTGGCGGTCCTGATCATGGCCCAGATCATCCTGATTCTCACACTTCTCGTGGTGGCAATACG ATTTATAAGAGCGGGCCTCTGTTTATATCTTCCAAAGGAATTGGATGGACATCCTGGAAGAAAAGATGGTTTATTCTAACTCGTACTTCACTTGTTTTCTTCAGAAGTGATCCT AGTGCAGTTCAGAAGGGGAGTGAAGTGAATTTGACCCTCGGTGGTATTGACCTCAACAATTCAGGCAG TGTGGTTGTCAAAGAAGACAAGAAACTCTTGACTGTGCTCTTTCCAGATGGTCGTGATGGGCGAGCCTTCACACTTAAG GCTGAAACTTTGAAGGATCTACATGAATGGAAGGAAGCTTTGGAGAACGCTTTGTCACAAGCTCCATGTGGCGCTCATGGTGTGGGGAAAAATGGTATCTTGGGGAATGATCAGACAGATTCCAAAGATAGTACTTCGGATCAGC caaAGGAGAAACCACCTGTGAAGTCTACAATTATTGGGGTTCCTATCTTGCTTGCCTTGGAAGATGTTGATGGAGCTCCATGTTTTTTGGAGAAAGCCCTTAGGTTCGTAGAAGAACATG GAGTCAAGGTAGAAGGAATCTTGCGACAAGCTGCAGATGTTGATGATGTTGAACGTCGAATACGGGAATATGAGCAGG GGAAAGTTGAGTTTTCTCCTGATGAGGATCCGCATGTCATTGCTGATTGTGTAAAG TATGTCCTCCGGGAGTTGCCATCTTCTCCAGTCCCTGCATCTTGCTGCAATGCATTGCTTGATTCCTTTCGCAAGTCTG GTAATGATCGGGGTGGTAGAATCAATGCCATGCGTACGACAATATGTGATACATTCCCAGAGCCAAACCGCTGTTTATTGCAAAG AATTCTATTAATGATGCAAACTATTGCTTCTCACAAAGCTGTGAATCGAATGAGCTGCTCAGCTGTGGCAGCTTGCATGGCTCCCTTGCTTCTTCGTCCGCTTCTAGCTGGGGATTGTGAAATCGAGAATGATTTTAGTGTGGGTGGTGACAATTCGGTTCAGCTTTTGCAAGCAGCTGCTGCAGCTAATCATGCTCAAGCAATTGTTATAACTTTGCTGGAGGAGTATGATAACATATTTGGG GAAGGTTCCTTGTCCCTGGAACTATACAGTGACACAGAAGATGATGAAACTGACTCCGAGGGGGCAACAGAAGATGATGAGTattatgaagatgatgaaactGACTCTGGAGAAtacgatgatgatgatgttgaaATTGTCAGTGGGTCATGCACTGAGagtgatgaagatgatgaacagCTTGACAATAAG TTGGCACAGGAAGCTAGCAAGGTTCCTGATGGAGGCGATGAAAGCAAAACTCAGAAGAAGTTGTCATCAAGATCACTTAAACATGTGAAGCCAGAAATTGGTGTAAAAAGCAATGATACTAAACCAAATTTAAGTGAAAATAACTCAGCGGAGCTGGACAATGAGTCTGTTGGAGTAAAAGATGATTCTACGGAAACAGGTGTTGTGCATCATTCAACTGGCCATGGCCTTCCATGCATACAAAAATCTTCAAGTATATCAAATGGACCTGATTATGGGGCAAGGCATCGCTCTAACTGGGGACGTACCGGT GCAAGAAAGAACCTTTCCATGGAATCCATTGGCTTTAGTGTTGAGGAGGA GGATGAACAGATCCAAAGGCTAGAGATTACAAAAGCTGAGTTAGAAGATAGAATTGTAGAAGAG GTTCAAGATAATGTAGCTCTGCGAGCAAATCTAGAAAAGCAGAAGAAGGCCTTGTGTGAGCGTCGTCGAGCCCTCGAACTAGAT GTAGCAAGACTACAGGAACAGTTACAGAAGGAACGAGATTTGGGAGCAGCCCTTGAAGCTGGGCTGAACATCTCCAAGGGTCATGTACTTAATTTAGCCAATGTTGATGGAAGA ATAAGGGTAGAGCTTGAGGAAATGGTTCAGGTAGAGGCTGATTGTaccaatttgaaaaaaaaggttGATGATCTGGGTGTGCAGCTTAATCAACAACGCGAACAAAACTATGGCTCTAGCTCTGCATCTGATGCATGCATTTTGCCTGCACATAGTCGGAATCATACTACAAAACA gcaGACGAAGGATAAACAGAAGGATAGTGAAGCTGTAGCGCCTTCACATTTTGAACGGTCAAGAAGTAAG GACGGTCACCAAGATGGCACAGAAAATGCAAATGAGTGGAAGATGGAGTCAGTTGTTGCCAAACCTGGCAAAAAAGGAG